In Corynebacterium matruchotii, a single genomic region encodes these proteins:
- a CDS encoding DNA-directed RNA polymerase subunit beta — MLEGPILAVSRQTKATIPGAPERKSFAKIQSPIEVPGLLDIQLESFAWLIGSPEWRARRQAELGEDVRVTSGLEDILEELSPIQDYSGNMSLSLSEPRFEEMKNSIDECKDKDINYSAPLYVTAEFINNETQEIKSQTVFIGDFPMMTDKGTFIVNGTERVVVSQLVRSPGVYFDQTIDKSTERPLHSVKVIPSRGAWLEFDVDKRDTVGVRIDRKRRQPVTVLLKALGWTTEQIVERFGFSEIMMSTLENDGVANMDEALLEIYRKQRPGEQPTRDLAQSLLENSFFRPKRYDLAKVGRYKFNRKLGLGGDHDGLMTLTEEDIATTIEYLVRLHVGETSMTSPTGEIIPVETDDIDHFGNRRLRTVGELIQNQVRVGLSRMERVVRERMTTQDAESITPTSLINVRPVSAAIREFFGSSQLSQFMDLNNSLSGLTHKRRLSALGPGGLSRERAGIEVRDVHASHYGRMCPIETPEGPNIGLIGSLASYARVNSFGFIETPYRKVVDGVVTDEVDYLTADEEDRYVVAQANTKFDENGVITEDRVTVRLKKGDIQVVDGKDINYMDVSPRQMVSVATAMIPFLEHDDANRALMGANMQRQAVPLVRSEAPLVGTGMELRAAYDAGDLIISKKAGVVETVCADYITIMGDDGVRDTYMLRKFERTNQGTSYNQKPLVDEGDRVEEGQVVADGPGTHNGEMALGRNLLVAFMPWEGHNYEDAIILNQRLVEEDILTSIHIEQHEIDARDTKLGAEEITREIPNVSEDVLKDLDERGIVRIGADVRDGDILVGKVTPKGETELTPEERLLRAIFGEKAREVRDTSMKVPHGETGKVIGVRRFSREDEDDLGPGVNEMIRVYVAQKRKIQDGDKLAGRHGNKGVVGKILPQEDMPFLPDGTPVDVILNTHGVPRRMNIGQVLEVHLGWLAAAGWKVDVNDPANAKLLETLPEDLYDVPAGSLTATPVFDGATNDEIAGLLANSLPNRDGDVMVNADGKAQLFDGRSGEPFPYPVSVGYMYILKLHHLVDEKIHARSTGPYSMITQQPLGGKAQFGGQRFGEMEVWAMQAYGAAYTLQELLTIKSDDVVGRVKVYEAIVKGENIPDPGIPESFKVLLKELQSLCLNVEVLSADGTPMELSGSDDDDFDQAGASMGINLSRDERSDADIA, encoded by the coding sequence GTGCTGGAAGGACCCATCTTGGCAGTCTCCCGCCAGACCAAGGCCACTATCCCTGGGGCTCCCGAACGGAAGTCGTTTGCGAAGATTCAATCACCCATCGAAGTCCCAGGCTTATTAGATATTCAATTGGAGTCTTTTGCTTGGTTGATCGGTTCGCCGGAGTGGCGTGCCCGTCGTCAGGCCGAATTGGGTGAAGACGTTCGAGTAACCAGTGGGTTAGAGGATATTCTCGAAGAACTCTCACCGATTCAAGACTATTCCGGCAATATGTCCTTGTCGTTGTCGGAACCCCGCTTTGAGGAGATGAAAAACTCCATTGACGAGTGTAAAGACAAGGATATCAATTACTCCGCGCCATTATATGTGACCGCCGAGTTCATCAATAACGAAACCCAGGAAATCAAGTCCCAAACCGTGTTCATTGGGGATTTCCCCATGATGACCGACAAGGGCACATTCATTGTGAACGGCACCGAGCGGGTGGTGGTTTCCCAGCTGGTGCGTTCCCCTGGCGTGTATTTCGACCAAACCATTGACAAGTCCACCGAGCGTCCGCTGCATTCCGTGAAGGTCATTCCGTCGCGGGGTGCCTGGCTGGAGTTCGACGTAGACAAGCGCGATACCGTGGGGGTGCGTATCGACCGGAAGCGCCGCCAGCCGGTGACCGTGCTGCTCAAAGCGTTGGGGTGGACCACCGAGCAGATAGTCGAACGGTTCGGCTTCTCGGAAATAATGATGTCCACGCTGGAAAACGACGGCGTGGCCAACATGGATGAGGCGCTGCTGGAAATCTACCGCAAGCAGCGCCCCGGCGAGCAGCCCACCCGAGACTTGGCGCAATCGCTGTTGGAAAACTCGTTCTTCCGACCCAAGCGCTATGATTTGGCCAAGGTGGGCCGGTATAAGTTCAACCGCAAACTCGGCCTGGGCGGCGACCACGATGGGTTGATGACGCTCACGGAAGAAGACATAGCCACCACCATCGAGTATTTGGTGCGGTTGCATGTTGGTGAGACCTCCATGACCTCACCCACCGGCGAAATCATACCCGTGGAAACCGACGACATTGACCACTTTGGTAACCGTCGGTTGCGTACCGTGGGCGAGCTGATTCAAAACCAGGTTCGGGTGGGCCTGTCCCGCATGGAACGGGTTGTGCGCGAGCGCATGACCACCCAGGATGCGGAGTCCATCACCCCAACTTCCCTGATTAACGTGCGGCCAGTGTCCGCCGCCATTCGGGAATTCTTCGGCAGCTCCCAGTTGTCGCAGTTCATGGACCTCAATAACTCCCTGTCCGGCCTGACCCATAAGCGGCGCCTGTCCGCCCTGGGCCCGGGTGGTTTGTCCCGCGAACGCGCCGGCATTGAGGTGCGTGACGTGCACGCCTCCCACTATGGCCGCATGTGCCCGATCGAAACCCCCGAAGGCCCGAACATTGGGTTGATCGGTTCCCTGGCGTCGTATGCCCGGGTGAATTCCTTCGGCTTTATCGAAACCCCGTACCGCAAGGTGGTTGACGGCGTGGTCACGGACGAGGTGGATTACCTCACCGCCGACGAGGAAGACCGCTATGTGGTGGCCCAGGCCAACACCAAGTTTGACGAGAACGGGGTCATTACCGAAGACCGCGTGACCGTGCGCCTGAAAAAGGGTGACATCCAGGTGGTGGATGGCAAAGACATCAACTACATGGACGTGTCACCGCGGCAGATGGTGTCCGTCGCTACCGCCATGATTCCGTTCCTGGAACACGACGACGCGAACCGTGCCCTCATGGGTGCGAACATGCAGCGCCAGGCCGTGCCGCTGGTGCGTTCCGAGGCGCCGCTGGTGGGCACCGGCATGGAGCTGCGTGCCGCCTACGATGCGGGCGACCTGATTATCAGCAAGAAGGCCGGCGTGGTCGAAACCGTGTGCGCCGACTACATCACCATCATGGGTGATGACGGGGTGCGCGACACCTACATGCTGCGCAAATTCGAACGCACGAACCAGGGCACCTCGTATAACCAGAAGCCGCTCGTGGACGAAGGCGACCGGGTGGAGGAAGGCCAAGTCGTGGCTGATGGCCCCGGCACCCACAACGGGGAAATGGCGTTGGGCCGGAACCTGCTCGTGGCATTCATGCCGTGGGAGGGCCACAACTACGAGGACGCCATCATCTTGAACCAGCGCCTGGTGGAGGAGGACATTTTGACTTCCATCCACATTGAGCAGCACGAGATTGATGCGCGCGACACCAAGCTGGGTGCCGAAGAGATCACCCGGGAAATCCCGAACGTGTCCGAGGACGTGCTCAAGGACCTGGACGAGCGGGGCATTGTGCGCATTGGCGCCGACGTGCGCGACGGCGATATCTTGGTGGGCAAGGTGACCCCCAAGGGCGAAACCGAGCTGACCCCGGAGGAGCGCCTGTTGCGTGCCATCTTCGGCGAGAAGGCCCGTGAGGTGCGTGACACCTCGATGAAGGTGCCGCACGGTGAGACCGGTAAGGTCATTGGGGTGCGCCGCTTCTCCCGGGAGGATGAGGACGACCTGGGCCCGGGCGTCAACGAGATGATTCGGGTGTATGTGGCCCAGAAACGGAAGATCCAGGACGGCGATAAGCTGGCCGGTCGGCACGGCAACAAGGGTGTGGTGGGGAAGATCCTGCCGCAGGAAGACATGCCGTTCCTGCCCGACGGCACCCCGGTCGATGTGATCCTCAATACGCACGGTGTGCCGCGTCGTATGAACATCGGCCAGGTGCTGGAGGTTCACCTGGGTTGGTTGGCGGCCGCCGGCTGGAAGGTCGACGTGAATGATCCCGCCAACGCCAAGCTGCTGGAGACCCTGCCCGAGGACCTGTACGATGTGCCCGCCGGCTCGTTGACCGCCACCCCGGTGTTCGACGGCGCTACGAACGACGAGATCGCCGGCCTGCTCGCTAATTCCCTGCCCAACCGCGACGGGGATGTGATGGTGAACGCCGACGGTAAGGCCCAGCTTTTCGACGGCCGTTCCGGCGAGCCGTTCCCCTACCCGGTGTCGGTCGGCTACATGTACATTCTGAAGCTGCACCACCTGGTGGACGAGAAGATTCACGCCCGCTCCACCGGCCCGTACTCCATGATTACTCAACAGCCGCTGGGCGGTAAGGCCCAATTCGGTGGCCAGCGCTTCGGCGAAATGGAGGTGTGGGCCATGCAGGCCTACGGCGCCGCCTACACGCTGCAAGAGCTGCTCACCATCAAGTCCGACGACGTGGTGGGCCGCGTGAAGGTGTATGAGGCCATTGTGAAGGGTGAAAACATCCCCGACCCGGGCATTCCCGAGTCGTTCAAGGTGTTGCTCAAGGAATTGCAGTCCCTGTGCCTGAACGTGGAGGTTTTGTCCGCCGATGGCACCCCGATGGAACTGTCGGGCTCCGACGATGATGATTTTGACCAGGCTGGTGCCTCAATGGGTATCAACTTGAGCCGCGATGAGCGTTCCGACGCTGACATTGCCTAA